The sequence CTCAGCCACGATCTGCTCGAAGGCGCGCTGGCGCGCGCAGCACTTGTCACCGACGTCGAACTGGTCGAGGACTACCCGACCCGCTACTCGGTCGACGCCTCGCGCCACCACCGCTGGGCACGCGGCGACTGGCAGCTGCTGGGCTTCATCCTCGATCCGCGCTCCGGCGTTCCGGCCCTGTCGCGCTGGAAGATGGTCGATAATCTGCGCCGCTCGCTGACGCCGATCTTCTGGGTGATGGCGGCGATTGCCGGCTGGACCTTGCTGCCCTTCACGCAGGCCGCGCAATGGCAGGCATTGCTGATCCTCAGCCTGTTCATGGCGCCGACCTTCGACGTCGTCAACGCCATCCTGCCCAAGAGCGGCGACCAGACGCCGCGCGGCCATTTCTCGGCCCTTGCACGCGACGTCGCCTTCGGCACCGCCATGGTGGCGCTGAAGATCGTGCTGATGGCGCACAACGCCTGGATGATGGGCGACGCCATCGTGCGCACGCTCTACCGGCTGTTCGTCAGCCGCCAGAACCTCCTGGAATGGCGCACCGCCTCGCAGGCGCACAAGGCCGGCGACAATGATGTCGGCTCCTACTACGGCATGATGTACGGCGCCGTGATCATCGGCTTCGTCGGCCTCGCCATTCCGGTGCTGGCCGATTCCACCGGCGCCTTCGTCGCCTTCTTCTTCGCCCTGTTCTGGATCGGTTCGCCGGCGATCGCCAGCTGGATCAGCCGCTCGGCCGAAACCGAGGATCGCCTGCGCATATCGCAGGCCGACATCCATGCGCTGCGCACCGTGGCGCGGCGCACCTGGCACTATTTCGAGAGCTTCGTCACAGAAGAGCATCACAATCTGCCGCCGGACAATTTCCAGGAAAGCCCGGCACCCGTCGTGGCACCGCGCACGTCGCCGACCAATGTCGGCGTCTATCTTCTGTCGGTCGTTTCGGCGCGTGATTTCGGCTGGATCAGCCTGTCTGATGCCATCACCCGCATCGACGCCACCATGACGACCATCGAGAGCATGCCGCGCCACCGCGCCATCTCTTCAACTGGTACGACACCACGACGCTGAAGCCGCTCTACCCGCTCTATATTTCGGCCGTCGACAGCGGCAATCTCGCCGGCCACCTGGTGGCGGTGGCGGCTGCCTGTGCCGAGTGGGCGGAAGCGCCTTCCGTGCACCTCCAGGGCGATTTCGAAGGCATTCTCGACACGGTCACCATTCTGAGCGAAAGCCTCGATCAGTTGCCCGACGACCGCCGGCAGCTCCGACCGCTGCGCCAGCGTCTCGTCGACCGTCTGGACGGCATGCGGCGCGCCGTCGAAACGATCAAGGCGCAGCCGGAGATGGCCTCGATCCGCACCATCAACCTCGCCGTGCTGGCGGGCGAGATCCGCAAGCTGGCGACCGCTATCCACACCGAGGCGGCGTCGGCGCAGAGCGATGTCATCGTCGACTGGGCAGCGAGGCTCGAGGCTACCTGCGAGGCGCATGTTCACGACGCCCACAGCGACGACAACGCCGTCGAGGCGCTGCGCGCCAAGCTCCTGACCTTGCGCGAGCGTACGCGCCGTTTCGCCTTCGAGATGGAATTCGCCTTCCTGATGCGGCCGGAACGCAAGCTGCTGTCGATCGGCTACCGCGTCGAGGAGCACCAGCTCGACGAAAGCTGCTACGACCTTCTCGCCTCCGAGGCGCGGCTGACCAGCCTGTTCGCCATCGCCAAGGGCGACCTGCCGACCGAGCACTGGTTCCGGCTCGGCCGCCCGATCGTCGAGATCGGGTTCCAGGGCGCGCTGATGTCCTGGTCGGGCTCGATGTTCGAGTATCTGATGCCGCCGCTGGTGATGAAGGAGCCGCAAGGCTCGATCCTCAACCAGACCAGCAAGCTGATCATCAAGCGCCAGATGCAGTACGGCCGGCAGAAAAACGTGCCGTGGGGCATTTCGGAAGCCGCCTACAACGCCCGCGACCGGGAACTGACCTATCAGTACACCAATTTCGGCGTGCCCGGGCTTGGCCTGAAGCGCGGCCTTGGCCAGAACACGGTGATCGCGCCTTACGCCACAATACTGGCGGCGCAGTTCAACCCGCGTGAAGCCGTGCACAATCTTGAGCGTCTGCGCGAGATCGGTGCGCTTGGCCCGCATGGCTATTACGATGCTGTCGATTTCACGCCGCAGCGCGTGCCTGAAGGCACCAACCACGCGGTCGTTCTGAACTACTATGCGCACCATTCGGGCATGTCGATCGCGGCGGTCGCCGACGCGATCTTCGAGGGCCGCCTGCGCGACCGTTTCCACAGCGATCCAGTCATTGAATCGGCCGAACTCTTGCTGCAGGAGAGGGCGCCGCGCGACATCCCGACCGCGACCGTCAGGACCGAAGCGGACGAGCGCGCGAAAGACGAGACCGAGACCGAGAGCCCCGACACCCGCATTGTACTCGATCCCCTGCGGGCATTGCGTTCGACCAATGTGATGTCGAACGGCCGCTATTCGGTGATGGTGACCGCGACAGGCTCCGGCTACAGCCGCTGGGGCGATCTGTCAGTGACCCGCTGGCAGCCGGACCCGGTCGAGGACCGTCTGGGTTCCTATATCTTCCTGCGTGACGTCAGCACGGGTGACTGGTGGTCGGCGACGGCGGAGCCAAAGCGCGCGCCTGAGGAGAAGGCGCAGACCCTGTTCTCCGACGACAAGGCGAGCTTCGTCAAATCGGTCGGCACGTTGCGCTCCGAGGTTGAATGCATCGTCGTTTCCGAAGGCAATGGCGAAGGCCGTCGCATCACGCTCTACAATGAAAGCACATCCGACCGTCACATCGAGGTGACGTCCTTTGCCGAGCTGGTGCTGGGTTCGGAGGCTTCCGACAACGCGCATCCGGCCTTCTCGAAGATGTTCGTGGAGACCGAAATCGCCGCCAACAACGGCGCGATCTTCGCCACGCGCCGCAAGCGTGAAACCAGCGAGCCCGACATCACCCTGGCGCATTTCGTCACCGATCCGTCCGGACCGGCGCGCGATGCCGAGGCCGAGACCGACAGGCGCGCCTTCATCGGCCGTGGCCGCTCCATCGTCGATGCCGCCGCCTTCGATCCGGGCGCCAGGCTCGGCGGCCATTCCGGCTTCACGCTCGATCCTATCGCCTCGCTGCGTCGCCAGGTGCGTGTGCCCGCCAACAAGAAGATATCGCTGACCTTCTGGACCGTAGTCGGAGCCAACCGCCCCGAGCTGGAAGAGGCGATAAACCGCCTCGACCATCAGGAGAGCTTTGCCCGCCAGGCCATGCTTGCCTGGACGCGCAGCCAGGTACAGACCCGCCATATGGGCCTCAGCCTGACCGACGCCGCCAATGTGCAGAAACTGGCGCGTTATCTGATCTATCCCGACGCGTTCCTGCGCCTGCCGGCCGAATCCATCGCTTCGGGACTGGGCAAGCAGTCGAGCCTGTGGCCGACCAGCATTTCGGGCGATTTCCCGATCTTCCTGGTCAGGATCGGCGACGTCGCCGATCTGGAGATCGTTGCCCAGGCGCTGCGCTTCCAGGAATATATGCGCACCCGCGGCATGATGATCGACTTCGTCGTCGTCAACGAACAGGCTTCGTCCTACGTCCAGGACCTGCAGCGTGCGGTCGAGACGCTGTGCGAAAACAGCCGTCTGCGCGGCAAGGAACTTGGCCCCCGCCAGCACATTTTCGCGGTGCGCCGCGACCTGATGGAAGAGACCACCTACAAGACGCTGCTCGCCGTCGCCCGGGTGGTGCTGCATACACGCAACGGCACCATCTTCGATCAGATCGAGCGGGCCGAAGCGGCTGCTTTGCAGGCGCGCGACACTCTGCTGCCCACCGGATTGCCGACGCTGCGTGAAATTCCAGCGCCGGCGTACACGGTGCATGCATTCGCCTCGCAGGCCGTGGCGGATGTCAGTGCCGATGGCACCGGCCTCAGCCAATGGAACGGCTTTGGCGGTTTCGACGGCGACGGACGGCACTATGTGGTCCGTCTGGCCGGCCGGCGCACCACGCCGCAGCCCTGGATCAACGTCGTGTCCAACGCCTCGTTCGGCTTCCATACGTCCGCCGAGGGCGCCGCCTTCACCTGGAGCCGCAACAGCCGCGACTACCAGCTGACGCCGTGGTCGAACGATCCGGTCTCCAACCGGCCGGGCGAGGGCGTCTATATCTACGATCAGGCCAGTGGCAGGGCGTTCTCGCCGATCGCCGCGGTGGTGCGCGATCCCTCGATGACCTACGAAGCCTGGCATGGTCAGGGCTTCTCCACCTTCCGCTCGAAGCGTGGGCCTTTGTCGATGGACCTGACCCATGTGGTTGACCCCGTCGATCCGGTGAAGATCACGCGGCTGCGCATTCAGAATTCCGGCTCGGTGCCGGCGCGGCTGCGCGTCTATGCATATGCCGAATGGGTGCTTGGCGGGCATCGCTCGCGCACGGCGGCAACCATTGTCCCGTCGCGCGACGGGGTGACCGGCGCGCTGCTGGCGAAAAACCCCCTACGGGCTCGATTTCAGCGAGCGGGTGGCCTTCCTCGCCGCCGATGCCGCTGTTCATTCGGTGACGACGGATCGCTCCGAATTCCTCGGCCGGCATGGGTCCAGCGAACTGCCGCAGGCGGTGCTGACCGGCGCGGCGCTGTCGGGCCGTGTCGAGGCCGGGGACGATCCCTGCGCGGCGATCGCCCGCGATGTCGAGATCCCGGCCGGCGGCGACGTCACGCTGCTCTGGCTGCTCGGTGATGCCGACACCCCTGCGCAGGCGAGCGCACTGGTGCAGACGCACCGGGGCAAGGATTTCGACCAGCGCCTGGCCGACAACGAGCGCGAGTGGCGCGCGTTCCTCGATACCATTCAGGTCGAGACGCCGGATAAGACGCTCGATGCCATGGTCAATCACTGGCTGCCCTATCAGAGCCTTGCCTGCCGCATCCGCGCCCGCTCGGCCTTCTATCAGGCAAGCGGCGCCTTTGGCTTCCGCGACCAGTTGCAGGACACGCTGGCGCTGCTGGCGCATGATCCGACGTTGGCGCGCGACCAGATCCTCAACGCCGCGCGGCGGCAGTTCCCGGAGGGCGACGTGCAGCACTGGTGGCTGCCGCGCACCGGAGCCGGCGTGCGCACCATGATTTCCGACGACGTGGTCTGGCTGGCCCACGCCACGGCGCGCTATCTCAGTGTGACCGGCGACGCCGCCATCCTGAAGGAGCAGTTGCCCTTCATCGATGGACAGGCGCTGGGCGAGGGCGAGCATGATGCCTTCTTCACCCCGGAAATCTTGAAGAAGACGGTGTCGCTCTACGACCATTGCGCGCGTGCGCTCGACCTTGCCATCAAGCGCAGCAGCCCCGCCGGCCTGCCGCTGATCCTTGGCGGCGACTGGAACGACGGCATGAACCGTGTCGGCGAGCACGGCAAGGGCGAGAGCGTATGGCTGGGCTGGTTCCTGCTGAAGACGCTTGGCGACTTCGCCGCCGTCGCCAAGAGCGAAGGCGACAGCAAGCGCGCGCAGGCCTGGGCAAAGCATGCCGAGGCGCTGAAGCGGGCGCTTGAGAGCACGGCATGGGACGGCGAATGGTACAGGCGCGGCAGTTTTGACGACGGCACGGCTTTGGGGTCGCGTACATCCGAAGAGTGCAGGATCGACTCCATAGCCCAGTCCTGGAGCGTGCTTTCGGGCGAGGGCGACCCGGCGCGGTCGACGACGGCGATGCAGCAGGCGACCAGCCTGCTCGTCGACGACAAGCTCAAGATCGTCAAGCTGTTCACGCCACCCTTCTCGAAGACGCAGAAGGACCCCGGCTATATCAAGAGCTATCCGCCGGGCGTGCGGGAGAATGGCGGCCAGTACACCCATGCGGCGACGTGGTTCGTCATTGCGCTGGCCGAGATGGGGCAGACCGATGAAGCCTATCGCTGCTTCTCGATGCTCAATCCGGTCAACCACGCATCCGATGAGGCTTCGGCCGAGCAATACCGTGTCGAACCCTATGTGGTCGCCGCCGATATCTATGCCGGAGACGACAAGGGCGGGCGCGGCGGCTGGACCTGGTACACCGGCTCGGCGGGCTGGCTCTACCGTGCGGCGGTCGAAGGCATCCTTGGCATCGAACGGCGCGGCAAGCAGATCACGTTCCGGCCCAAACTGCCCAGCCACTGGGATGGCTACCACGCCACGCTCAAGATGCTGGGTGCAGAGATCAAGGTTCACGTCGTTCGCGACAAAAAGACCAAGACGATCTCGCTAGAAGTCGATGGTTCGAAAACAAAGTCCGCTTCATTCGAACCCAAAGCCGGCACAAAGACCGAGATCGTGGTCAAGATACCGGGGTAAAATCAACAGCTTGGGTTGCTTGTTCGCGCGTCCTTCGGGACGCGCGACCCTGCGTCTCGTTACTTGCGCGCGATCCGCCACTGCGCCGGCAAGATGCCTCCCGATTAAGCCTTGCAATACGGTCGTGATTAAAAATGTGGCAGTGCTCGGCTGCTGCCATGATTTTGCCGCAAGGCTGGCATTTCACCTTTTATCTCAAACCGTTAGGTGATCACGTCAGATTTCGCATCGTCGTCATGTTTTGTTCGCTAAATGGGAACGGAAGCGATAGACGGGCATTGTTTTGCGACGCATCAACCGTTACGTGTCAAGGAATGGTGCAGTGCACAATATTGGTATTGGGCACAATAGAGAGTTGGCGGAGTAGCTGAAGTGTCACTTCTGCAGATCTATTGGAGAGCGCTGGGGTATCTGGCCGCCGACAAGAAGCGCGTCGCGCTGATTTGCGGCGCCAATGTCGCGCTGGCCATGGTTGCCATCCTCGAGCCGATCATGTTCGGCCGGGTTATCGACGCTATCTCCGATCACGGTTCGGTGTTTTCGACGCTCGCCGTCTGGGCCGGCCTCGGCGCGTTCAATGTCTTGGCCGTCGTTCTGGTCTCGCGCGGCGCCGACCGTTTCGCGCATGCCTGCCGCAGCGAAGTGCTCTGCGAGTCCTTCGAGCGCGTGATCACAATGCCGCTCGCCTGGCACCACCAGCGCGGCACCTCCAACGCCCTGCACACGCTGTTGCGCGCGGTCGAGACGCTGTTCAGCCTGTGGCTCGAATTCATGCGCCAGCATCTGTCGACGGCGGTGGCGCTGGTTCTGCTGGTGCCGACGGCTCTCGCCATGGACGTGCGCATGTCGATGGTGCTGCTCGTGCTCGGTGTGCTCTATGTCTGCATCGGCCGGCTGGTGATGAAGCGAACCAAGGCAGGCCAGGCGGCCGTTGAGCGCCACTATCACAAGGTGTTCGCGCATGTGACGGACTCCGTCAGCAACGTTGCCGTTCTCCAGAGCTACAACCGCCTTGGTCATGAGGCCGAGACGCTGCGCCGGTACGTCAAGAATCTGCTGGATGCGCAAAACCCGGTGCTCGACTGGTGGGCTATCGCCAATGCGCTCAACCGTCTGTCGTCGACGATCTCGATGATGGTGGTGCTTCTGATCGGCGCTTATCTGGTGACCCATGGCCAGTTGCGCATCGGCGATGTCATCGCCTTCACCGGCTTTGCCACGCTGCTGATCTCGCGGCTCGACCAGATGTCGGCTTTCGCCAACCAGATTTCGGAAGCCCGCGCCAAGCTTGAGGAGTTCTACAAGCTCGAGGACTCGGCCGCCGATACCGCCGAGCCGGATGGCCTGCGCGATCTCACCAACGTCACCGGCCATGTCCGTTTCGAGGATGTCGGCTTCGAATTCGCCAATTCGGGGCAGGGCGTCAGCGACGTGTCCTTCGAGGTCCAGGCTGGTCAGACTGTCGCCATCGTCGGACCGACGGGTGCCGGCAAGACCACGCTGATCAACCTGCTGCAGCGCGTCTTCTCGCCGTCCAGCGGCCGTATCCTGATCGACGGCATCGACACCCGCACCGTGAGCCGCAAGTCGCTGCGCCATTCGATCGCCACCGTGTTCCAGGATGCCGGGCTTCTCAACCGCTCGATCGAGGACAACATCCGTGTCGGCCGCGCCGAAGCCAGCAATGACGAGATCCATGCCGCGGCAATCGCGGCTGCCGCGCAGGACTTCATTCTGGCCAAGAGCAATGGCTACGACACGGTGGTCGGCGAACGTGGCGGCCAGCTGTCGGGTGGCGAGCGTCAGCGCATCGCCATTGCCCGCGCCGTGCTCAAGGACGCCCCGATCCTGGTGCTCGACGAGGCGACCAGCGCGCTCGACGTCGAGACCGAGGACCGCGTCAAGGAAGCGATCGACGAACTGAGGCGCGACCGCACCACCTTCATCATCGCCCACCGCCTGACCACCGTTCGCGACGCCGATCTGGTCGTGTTCATGGACAAGGGCAGGGTGGTCGAAATGGGCGGCTTCGCCGAACTGTCGCTGCGCAACGGCCGCTTCGCCAGCCTGCTGCGCGCCGGCGGCCTGCTCAACGACGAAGAAGTCCGCCGTCTCAGCCGCTCCGTGCAGGGCGAGGCCGCGTAAGCATAGTCCTTTTACCTCCCCCTTGTGGGGAGGTCGGACCGAAGGTCCGGGTGGGGGGCAGCGCCGCACGCACCCTGCGACACCGCCGCTCGATTGCCCCGATGGCGCCGGCGGTCTATGTAAAGTCGCATGAGCGACACGACTTCACGCCTGACCGGCTGGATGGACCTTGCCAACCCGACACGCTTCGTCGCGCTGGCCGACAAGGTCGTGCCATGGCTGGCGGCGATCGCCGCTCTTGTCCTCGCCATCGGGCTCTATATGAGCTTCGCGGCGCCTGAGGATTTCCAGCAAGGCATCACCGTGCGCATCATGTACATCCACGTGCCTTTCGCCTGGCTCGCCATGATGTGCTACACGCTGATGGCGGTTTCAGCCCTTGGCACACTGGTCTGGCGCCATCCGCTGGCCGATGTCGCGCTGAAATCGGCGGCTCCCATCGGTGCGGTCTTCACCGCACTTGCGCTGATCACCGGTTCGATCTGGGGCAAGCCGATGTGGGGCACCTGGTGGGTGTGGGATGCGCGCCTGACTTCGGTCTTCGTGCTGTTTTTGATGTATCTCGGCATCATCGCGCTGACCCGTGCGCTCGACGATGCCAGCCGCGCCGCCTGGGCCGCCGCCATCATCACGCTGGTCGGCTTCATCAACATCCCGATCATCAAATTCTCGGTCGACTGGTGGAACACGCTGCACCAGCCGGCCTCGGTGTTCCGCCTCGGCGGCCCGACCATCGATCCTAGCCTGCTATGGCCGCTATTGGTCATGGCTGTCGGCTTCACGATGCTGTTCTTCGCCCTGCACCTGATGGCGATGCGCACCGAAATCCGCCGCCGCCGGGTCATCGCCATGCGGCGTGTGGCAGCGCGGCAGGCCGAGCGCGCGATTTGACGGCTCACTGATGTCGTTTACTGGCTGAACCGCGGCGGCAGGCGCGCGTGCCGGAAATTAATTAGCAAATGCTGCAATGTTGCAAGGCGGCAACAGGCGCCCTTGAAAATTCCACAAGAACATGCCTGTTTTATTGACATCTCAACCGCAGAAATTCACCGTCAACCGGTGATTGGGCGAGAGGGATTCCGTAATGAAGCTGCGTTTTCTGACGGGCGTCTCCGCAATTGCGCTGGCGCTTGGCTGGAGTTCCGCACACGCCGCCGACGCGGTCGTTGACATCCCGGCGGCGCAGGATCTTTGGTATATTACGCTCTTCGGCGGCGCCAGTTTCCCCAACAATGTGAAGAGTCACTACTATTCCTATGACGTTTCGGTCGATGCCAAGACCGGATTCGTGTTGGGCGGCGTTGTCGGTCGGCGCATCAACGACACGTTCCGAGTCGAGGGTGAAGTGTCCTATGCACGCTATAAGGCAGGTGGGTACAGCTACAGCAACGGCCTGAGGTCGGGCTCTGGTCCTGCTTCCGGCAATATCTCGGCCACCTATCTTCTCGCCAACGTCTGGGCCGATGTCGCGCATTATGGCGATGCCAAGCTCTATGTCGGCGGTGGTCTCGGTGCCGCTTATGTTACCGCTGACGCGCCTTTTGGGGACACGTTTGGATACGGGCATGGCGGTTGGGGGTTTGCCGGTCAGGTGGGTGCGGGTGTCACCTACGCTGTGACACAGAATATCGACCTCGATTTCGGCTATCGCTTCAAGGCCACTTCCGGCGTTGACCTTGACGACAGGGTAGGCGACTCCGACGTATTCAAGGACGCCAAGTTGTATTCCCACAACGTGCAGCTTGGCGTCACGTTCAAGTTCTGATTTGGTGAGTGTGTCGCAAGTCGCGACCGGAATTTGACGCATGCCACTCCTGCCGCGCCGGCAACCTCTGGGGCTGCCGGCACTGACCCCGATATCGCTTCCGTCCGCCGGTGAGCCGGCGGAGCGCACATTGCAGCGCGGCATCGATCAGCAGAGACGCAAGCTGTTTCGCGAAGCCGAGTACTGCTACCAGACGGTGCTTCGCTCGCAGCCCAAGAATGCCATGGCGCTCAATCTGATGGGCACTCTGGCCATTGAGGCCGGGCACAATGCAACTGCGCTCGACTATATGGAAAAGGCGGTCAAGCTGGAGCCCGACAACGCCATCTTCCGCAACAATCTCGGCAATGCCTACAACCTCGCCGGCAATGTCGAGCGTGCGCGCAAGCATCTGAGGAAAGCGATCGAGCTTGACGGCCGGCTTGTCGAGGCGATGTGCAATCTCGGCCGATCCTACCGCAATGAGCTCGAGGGCGACATCGCCGAGGGTTTCTATCGCCGGGCGCTTGCGGTCGACGGCCGGTCGTTGACAGCGCTTGTCGGTCTCGGCGATCTGCTCACCGATATGGGCCGGCAGGCCGAGGCGGTCGAATGCTTCAGCAGCGCTCTCGCCATCGACCAGGCGAATGTCGAGGCCTTGGCCGGGCTGGCGCTGGCGCGCCGGGCGGTCAAGGACGATCCAGCCCTGGCCTTGGTGCGGGCTCGCCTGGAATTGCCGATGACGACCGAGCGCGAGCGGGTAGTCCTACATCATGCCGCTGGCAAGATGCTCAACGACCAGCGCGAATACCGCTTGGCCATCCGTCATTTCGCTGACGCCAAGGCGATCTCGGGCAATGATTTCGACATTGCCCGGCACACACAGCTATACGACAGTTTCATCGATAATTTCGATGCCGGCTTCTTCGAAGCGCGGCTGAAATTTGGAAATCCATCGCGGCGCCCCGTCTTCATCGTCGGCATGCCGCGTTCGGGCACGACGCTGACAGAGCAGATATGCGCCAGTCATCGCGATATCCACGGTGTCGGTGAATTGCCTTACATTCGCGCCTTGGCCAGTGAACTCGGGTTCGACCGACTCGACCCGGCGATTTTCACCAAGGCCATGGCAACGCTCACGCCGGCCAAAGCGAGCCAGCTTGGCTCGAAATATCTGGACGATCTCAACAGGCGCGACCGCAAGGCGCGACTTGTCGTCGACAAAATGCCGCATAATTTCGAGCTCCTGGCCTTTGTCAGCCTGATTTTGCCAAATGCCCGCATCATCCATTGCCGCCGCGATCCGATGGACAATTGCACCTCCTGCTTCATGCATAATTTTTCCGAAGCGCATGGCTACAATGCCGATCTGACCAAGCTTGGGCAGTATTACCGGCAATATGAACGCTTGATGCGCCATTGGGCAAAGGTCATTCCGCTTGCTATCCATGACATGCCCTATGAAGAAACGGTGGCGGATTTCGAAAACCGCGCACGTGGGTTGATCCGATTCCTCGGGGTCGAGTGGGACGATGCCTGTCTGCGTTTCCACGAAACCGAGCGTACAGTGCGAACGCCGAGCCGCTGGCAGGTGCGCCAGCCAATCTATTCATCCTCGGTCGAGCGCTGGAAGCTGTACGGTGACGCCCTCGATCCGTTGAAGGTCGCGCTGGGGCCGGTGCTTCAGTCCTGATCCCAGCCGCGATTCGGCCTGAACAACATCATGCTCACCCCATCCGCCCACGCGCTGCCACTGGCAGTGTCTCCAGCACGTTGTCGCCGTCGATCAGGTTGACCTCATTGAACAAATTGGTGACGACGCAGCAATGGTCTGGCACCACGCGCACGCGCTCACCGATGCGCAACTGCGTGTCACCGGAAAGCGTGACGGTGCCATGTTCTTCGCTAAGCCCGGTGACCCTTGCGTCGGGAGCGCCGAGCAGCTCGCCAAAATCCTTTAGCCCGAGCGTGTCGGAGGACAGCGCCTTGCTGCCGGCATCGAGAATGGCGCGGCTCGCCGCCGGGTGGCTTACCACCGTCGACAGCACCGTCAGCGCGCAATCATCCAGAGTGCCGACGCCTTTGGCGACCTGATAGCGGTCGAGATAGATGTAGGTGCCGGGGCGATATTCGGTGACGACGGAGGCATCGGCGGAGCGCCACATGTCCGGCGTGCCGCCGCTGGAGATACGCTCGCAGGCGAGACCCGAAGCGGCCAGCGCCTGCTTGGCGCCGGCAAGCCAGGCCTCGGCCTCGACCGCGCGGCCGGCCGCCGGATAGGTCATCAGCCCGCCGAAGGTGAGACCACCAGCCCTGTCGATCAGCCTCGCCAACGCAAGAGCTTCATCAGCCGTCTGCACACCGCAGCGGCCCATGCCGGTGTCGCATTCGACCAGCACCGGCAGGGGGTGGCCGGCATCGGTGAA is a genomic window of Mesorhizobium huakuii containing:
- a CDS encoding glucan ABC transporter ATP-binding protein/ permease, whose amino-acid sequence is MSLLQIYWRALGYLAADKKRVALICGANVALAMVAILEPIMFGRVIDAISDHGSVFSTLAVWAGLGAFNVLAVVLVSRGADRFAHACRSEVLCESFERVITMPLAWHHQRGTSNALHTLLRAVETLFSLWLEFMRQHLSTAVALVLLVPTALAMDVRMSMVLLVLGVLYVCIGRLVMKRTKAGQAAVERHYHKVFAHVTDSVSNVAVLQSYNRLGHEAETLRRYVKNLLDAQNPVLDWWAIANALNRLSSTISMMVVLLIGAYLVTHGQLRIGDVIAFTGFATLLISRLDQMSAFANQISEARAKLEEFYKLEDSAADTAEPDGLRDLTNVTGHVRFEDVGFEFANSGQGVSDVSFEVQAGQTVAIVGPTGAGKTTLINLLQRVFSPSSGRILIDGIDTRTVSRKSLRHSIATVFQDAGLLNRSIEDNIRVGRAEASNDEIHAAAIAAAAQDFILAKSNGYDTVVGERGGQLSGGERQRIAIARAVLKDAPILVLDEATSALDVETEDRVKEAIDELRRDRTTFIIAHRLTTVRDADLVVFMDKGRVVEMGGFAELSLRNGRFASLLRAGGLLNDEEVRRLSRSVQGEAA
- a CDS encoding heme ABC transporter permease; translation: MSDTTSRLTGWMDLANPTRFVALADKVVPWLAAIAALVLAIGLYMSFAAPEDFQQGITVRIMYIHVPFAWLAMMCYTLMAVSALGTLVWRHPLADVALKSAAPIGAVFTALALITGSIWGKPMWGTWWVWDARLTSVFVLFLMYLGIIALTRALDDASRAAWAAAIITLVGFINIPIIKFSVDWWNTLHQPASVFRLGGPTIDPSLLWPLLVMAVGFTMLFFALHLMAMRTEIRRRRVIAMRRVAARQAERAI
- a CDS encoding outer membrane protein, which produces MKLRFLTGVSAIALALGWSSAHAADAVVDIPAAQDLWYITLFGGASFPNNVKSHYYSYDVSVDAKTGFVLGGVVGRRINDTFRVEGEVSYARYKAGGYSYSNGLRSGSGPASGNISATYLLANVWADVAHYGDAKLYVGGGLGAAYVTADAPFGDTFGYGHGGWGFAGQVGAGVTYAVTQNIDLDFGYRFKATSGVDLDDRVGDSDVFKDAKLYSHNVQLGVTFKF
- a CDS encoding tetratricopeptide repeat-containing sulfotransferase family protein yields the protein MPLLPRRQPLGLPALTPISLPSAGEPAERTLQRGIDQQRRKLFREAEYCYQTVLRSQPKNAMALNLMGTLAIEAGHNATALDYMEKAVKLEPDNAIFRNNLGNAYNLAGNVERARKHLRKAIELDGRLVEAMCNLGRSYRNELEGDIAEGFYRRALAVDGRSLTALVGLGDLLTDMGRQAEAVECFSSALAIDQANVEALAGLALARRAVKDDPALALVRARLELPMTTERERVVLHHAAGKMLNDQREYRLAIRHFADAKAISGNDFDIARHTQLYDSFIDNFDAGFFEARLKFGNPSRRPVFIVGMPRSGTTLTEQICASHRDIHGVGELPYIRALASELGFDRLDPAIFTKAMATLTPAKASQLGSKYLDDLNRRDRKARLVVDKMPHNFELLAFVSLILPNARIIHCRRDPMDNCTSCFMHNFSEAHGYNADLTKLGQYYRQYERLMRHWAKVIPLAIHDMPYEETVADFENRARGLIRFLGVEWDDACLRFHETERTVRTPSRWQVRQPIYSSSVERWKLYGDALDPLKVALGPVLQS
- a CDS encoding D-TA family PLP-dependent enzyme; the encoded protein is MPTVHDLDTPSILIDAARAEANIARAQAHADRNGLKLRPHIKTHKLPYWAKKQVAAGAVGITCQKIGEAEVMADAGLSDIFLPYNILGRAKLERLKALHGRVTLSVTADSTETLEGLAAIFTDAGHPLPVLVECDTGMGRCGVQTADEALALARLIDRAGGLTFGGLMTYPAAGRAVEAEAWLAGAKQALAASGLACERISSGGTPDMWRSADASVVTEYRPGTYIYLDRYQVAKGVGTLDDCALTVLSTVVSHPAASRAILDAGSKALSSDTLGLKDFGELLGAPDARVTGLSEEHGTVTLSGDTQLRIGERVRVVPDHCCVVTNLFNEVNLIDGDNVLETLPVAARGRMG